The Bicyclus anynana chromosome 12, ilBicAnyn1.1, whole genome shotgun sequence genomic interval attctctggtatgcggttTCCTCacaacgtttttccttcaccgtttgagacacgtgatatttaatttcttaaaatacacacaactgaaacgctggcccaatgcggattggcagacttcacactcgcagacaattaagaacattctcaggtatgcggttcttaaaatgcacacaactgaaaagttggaggtgccccatgccccggatcggattcaaacccacaccctctggaattagaggtagaggtcatattctGGACTATCATGACTCTCTTGTATATTATGCTGAATATAATAGTAAAAGTAAGAGATATTCGTAGGTCTTTTAGATCTTTACAATCGCCTTTCTATAAACAACTAATACACCTACACTGCCTAGTTGCCCCAGAGGTTATCCTATTCTGCATAGCAGTATTGAAGCAACATGGTGTATCCATCACTTGAACGTCCAGGGAACAAACCATCCCGGCTTACATGTACCGTCATACGTCCGCGGGACCAAAAGTTCCCAGTAGAGTTGCTGCGGCAATTTTGCAAAATGATACTCTAACGTGTAAAAGATAAAGTATATATTAGGATGAGGACTTGCTGAATTGTGACGAATTTTGCTAGTGAACTTACTATTATATTGCAGCATTTCTTTGTAAAATCTGTTCAAAGTTGGTCGCATCACGTGACTGTGTAGTGTCGTGGGTGTATTTAGtaacttttttgtttgtgaaattGGATTTATTGCATATTTCTACAGtggtaatatattaaattaatcaaaaaaaacGTGCGTGCTTTAAAATGGTATATCTTAGTGTTTTGTGTTCAAAGGTTACTTTTGCGTAACTTAATGGGCAAGTATTCGGTAAGTTTATAGGTTGATGTGgaatcccaaggtgctggaatggcgaccccgcaccgaaaagcgcagtgttggccgacccaccactaggtggaccgaggatatcaagcgggttgcagggagccgctggatgctggcggctcgagaccgttgtgcttggaggtccatgcaagaggcctatgtccagcagtgaaagtctatcggctgataaggtaaggtaagataTAGGTTGATGTGGATTACGATTAATCGATGTAGATATCCTTCGGTATACTATGcggtatttatttttgtgtaacttcATTGAGTTATATGTTAACGTAATTGtcgaaatattgtttttaaatatcatgGGAAACGGTTTTATTATGACATAGAGCGGCAACTTTTTTTGCGCGTGCTAGATGCAGAagtcatatcgactgggctatcacggctgcgTACTGTCGTGGGCTATTCAAACAGGCTGATGATATATTCGTACCTTCTCCAGTTTGAGGGCGACTGGTGAAGGGTTGTCAGCAGTGACCGCGTCAGCTATCTGCTGGCCGATGTCGAAGGCCTCGGCACGGGTACCTCCTGGCACCACCACAAACATGGAGTCTGTGTCGCCATAGACAACCTAAATAACACACATTTTGTTAAGTTTTAAGTAAATTACAAGTTAAGAAAGAAGCTTCCACGTCTAAAAATTGGTTAACCATACTAGTACGATTGGTCTTCGGGCAGACCAACCTTGCGTGTTTTGCCATACACTACCTAAATAACACACATTTTGTTTAAGTAAATTACAAGTTAACAAAGAAGCTTCCACGTCTAAAAATCGATTAACCATGCATACTATTACGATTGGTCTTCGGGCAGACCAACCTTGCGTGCTTTGGTATAAGTGAAACCACGGTATACGGTTGTGTATTATACTACAAGGGCATACTATATCTTAAGGTCTTATATACTAAATGATTTCTATACAATTACAAGATTAATTTACGTCATGATGGCATGTACTTACTAATGGACGTGTTATTTTCTAGGCGAAACATAAAGTGATACGTAAACACTTATACTATACATGTAGTATTGCCTTGGTTAGcttaatgatttatattatttacaagcggacccagtcaagcttcgctttgacttatgtgcaattcttccctgccctaccctactctacccccaccctacccatacccttcCCCTACCATACCTCCAACCTACTTCTGAATCTATAGAATAAATCTTGGAAATTGATTtcggaaatagaaactttaatttacacaaaataaatttatgaacacATGCGTAAATGTTAATCGTTTGtcagtatttctgaacgcacgtaggtataaatgtcaatcattacatataataaacagtatttcgacaacaaatgtttgacgggtactaaacaaagtaacatattttatggaaaattattcatctttcataattatttattcgtcgagttttcattatttttaagatgtattctgctattcttggcggagacaaatccaacgaatcaaaaactatgaaaatcggtccagctgatctcgagttataagtgttgtaacaaacccgactttcttttataatatacagATTTATAGCTATGTTTTTCTTGACTGTGGCCACACATACCTTAGCATTCCACTTGCTGTTCTTCACCAGCCTGATGGCCCGCTCCAGTGTCTCCCTGCCCTTCGCCACCACGCTGTCGCCCACCTCCACGCACGGCATGCGCCCGCTGAAGTTCGCCGCCGTGTAGCCGTACGTCACGTTTGCTATCAACTTCAACCCTGTGAACCAACCACACCAAATATAACTACTtatgttacgtgcttacaaaatcactgcaaaaagtgatccgaatttagctaccactgagcgcacagatgcacaattttgtttaattccattatatatttatgtatatatagttacccgactgcaagaagggttatgtttttcgcgcgtatcttgtatttatgtttgtttgtatgtacgtatgtatgtatgtatgtaatattctttattacctcatatcttccaaaacactaaacggatttacgtaattaggatatcgttaaatttgtctcaataacccaagtgttagagtcttagataggtgaaactaaaaaaaaataacaagacgactgtgagacgatatagactcgaggtgaaaaaattttttttttctaatattgcaatatgggtatcaaattttTGTGAGAATTCTAAGATCGTATATCAtgtccatgtttaaaaaaaactacaattagaaaaacgttatttattagttgtctatacaacGCGATATGTGtccgcgaggcggatgactaggtaTAGGTGCGAgtaggtttgtgaagtgaagttataaaatagcctaaattaaatatattgattataaaaatcggctaagtgcaggtcggattcgcccaccaagcgttccgtagaattttttgaatatttgcttaacctcggttggacgtataataatattagttaagaatTAGTATAtaaagtaacatcgtgacgtcacagaatggacagtgtttttgacgtttggaaaatttgaaaaatacatgattgtTAAATTAAGTTGTTTATgaaatcattaacttttattaattaatatcgatatattaccgacccttattccatgtactatacgaaattaatattgttcatattaaatttgatatgagtcagcTACCCTATTGGGTGaccacttttaaaaataattacctaactGTCGGGAGTGCATGGCTTTCTTCACGGTTTCGTCTGTCTGCAGTTTCATGCCTTTCTTCACAGCCTGCCTCGCTGCGAGGATTCTCCTCAGCAATGCTGGCAATACTCCTCGACGGACCGAGGGTTTTACGAATCCAACACCTACAGGCGACCAATGGACGAGACCGTTCTGCATTAGTGTCTCCAGTTTAGTTTGAGGGATACGTAATCGCCAAGCTCCGAATTCGTAGGGAAAGTCGCtgtaattaaaagattttttttaatttaaaatttttatatattttttattacctctaAAATGAGTATATACTCGTTATATAAGTTATTCGGCACATGATATGCAATGTCCGCGATTTTCTCAAAAATTACTAATCAGATTTGAATAGGGTTTTTGGTATTTAAATGctttgtttttttcaaaaacgcATAAGTAAGAAGTAACAAGCCCCATACTGTATTAGCAGTTTAAAACTTTTAGCTATATCTTTAAGATTTTTTCccaatttatcttttttatataaCCTCTATTAcagctattaattattattataaagcaaatgaaaaaaaaaattgctataaAACAGGTTTtggtatataaattaaacacGCTCTTAcccatttatattttgtactctTCCGATACAAGTTGAGAAACAGTAGTTATAAGCGATCATCATTGATGGATAGAGACTTTGAAAATCTAATACAATAACTGGATCTGAGTAATAACGAGattctgaaacaaaaaaaaattagtcagattataataattaaatatgacgtgcctcaaacgatgaaggcaaacatcatgagaaaacctgcataccggagaattttctttaattctctgtgtgtgtgaagtctgccaatccgcattgggccagcatggtggactattggcctaacccatctcattctgagaggagattcgagctcagctgtgagcgaatatgggctgataaatatatgataaataatgaaaataaatagcataattattgttgagttaaaataattgtaaaataataaaattgtacttGTTGTTCCAAAAAGTAACATGAGATGTTGGTCAAAAATAAGTCTAATGAGTATTGTCTTAAAGATGCATACATTTTAAGAGAAAGTAAAAATCTTGACAACATTTAAAAAGAATTACTAAAggcttgaataataattattctttataatgGAAATGGAAGCTCGATCTCAAGTGAAATGCAAccccattgtaatttttttatgtattattcttAGTTTACCTGGTTCAAAAATAAGAGGAAGGCATTCCGGTGCTCGCATGGCTGCCCTCTGTTTGACTGTGGGTGATAATGCTACCAAGTTGAGAGGTCTCGCCGCTCGGAGCATCAGCGACTCCACTCGAAATTGAGAACCTCTCGATAGAACTTCCCACCACTGCAGGCCGAATAGCCGCGCTAACTCCGATGTACGATCTAAAATATGGAATTAGAGGGTATTGAGAAGGGGAGTATTGAGAATAGAGGTAAGATTATACTCTTTGTACTTTGTAGCTATATGTGTACCATCCATATTCAAAATAGTAACAGAACTTTGCAATTTTTGGCAGAAATGTATAAtcttcttgtatttttaaaacgaaAGTGTTTCCGTAAATTTATGGAAGTTCAACTCACTGATTATGTCAAGCTTGTCCAACATTCGGACAGTCCCATTTAATTTCGTCAGGTAATATTCCACAGGAATCCATCGCAGTATTCTAGATCGGTCATGCCACCATCCAGCCAATTGGGCATGACTGTATGTGGGCACCCTTTCTTTTAACACTTCGTACATGCAATTCTCAAAACTGTAGCTCGACAGTGCAAGTTCGTATCGAAACAAACGCCACACGTTAAAAGTGATCCTTCCAATTATTCTACCCTCGAATTCATTTTCGTCATTCCTGTAACGTTTCTGGCGATTTTTCTCCGTGATTCTAGAAATTTCCTTTACCATTTCCAATCCCAATACTTGCGCCCTTTTCAGTACGTAACCCCAAGAATTCATCTCTATTTCGTATCCACACATAATATCGGGATCATGTTTCTTGACGAAATCAATTACTTTTTCGAAAATTGCATTTTCATCATTTACGTAACTAACTTTGTAATTAAACACGCATCTGTCTAAGAATTTTGTGCCATTTGTACTATCGACAACAAAAATTTCAGTAACATTTCTTTGTAAATGGTGGTTTTGCGGGCAGTCGTTTGTAACGGAAAGAAATACAGCTTCTATTTGATCTATTGCTGGGTCCGGATTAAAATCTCCTCTTACAGCCGTATGTACTTCTATAAGCATGACCGTAAGGAAGTCGTTCTGTAAAATCAAGTATAATTAGTTAAAAGGCTAAGTAggtcataaataattataaactcatcaatgatttttatttacctcAACTGTTTGAGAAAAAAGTGAATTTTCCTTATTATTATCACTACCACCAAAACAAAGAAATGATCCATCAGGCTGCATTGTCACTTGAAGAGTGTTATTTAATTCCGATTTTTCCTGTAACAGTAGAAAACAGTAAATTACTTGCTTTTTACAAATTGGCTTATAAATctttttgaattcattcagctTATTTCGATATTCGGAAACTGTAAAGCcacaatttgaaaattaagtaaataaataattgaaaacgaAGTTTTTACCTTCTGTGTTAATTCTAAGCTCAGTGTGTTATTTAAATCATTAAGCCCTATAGCTTGGGAACTTTCTAAATCATCAATATTTACTTGGACATCATCAGCACTTTCTCTAGGTAATTCTTTAGCTTTTGTATTAGTTTGGTTTTTCTCAAACCATTTTATTACTTCACCGCGTGTCGGAGGATTTTCCAATGGTCGTAGTATACATTGTCTGTTACTTgcaagtaataattttaaagcGTCGGGTTTCGACGTTTCTTCAGACATTTCGTTTGTCTGTAAAAATAACAACTGGCGCCACTCTTCTATACTAGTGACGTCTAAAACTTTATCAATGGGTTTTTGATCTCGAGCTAGTTTGCTGTTTAATTTTAGTACCATTTGACCGATTTCCACTTTGTCACCGACATCTTTGTAACATGAAAAATAAGGTTCAGGGTTTCTTGTTTTTGGAATCGAATATTTTTCTAGAGTTGATAATACATACTCTTTAGAGGGTGGTCTAATTTTAGGAGTCCAAATTTTTCtattacaatttttagttttacgATCTTGTAAAGAAATATGTTCAATTTTTACAATGTCTTTTAATATACTTTGACTTTCTGTATTAGAGGATTCGTTTTCTAGTATCGATTTGTCCTCAATtgataaatcaaataattttgatttatcatAAAAACTTTCTATTCCTATATCTTGTTCAGGTGTTGAATCATAATTGTCTGTAAAAGACATATTCATTGATTTATCTTTAACATTATTAGCATTCGATGGACCTGCAACTGGttcaaattctttttttatatcataCAAAACAGCTGCACTCGGCAAAggattttcattttgtatcaTAGTTTCAGGACTTTTAATATCAAGATTTCCTTTAAAAGGAGAATTAATTTTAGATGCTCTTTTAAGATGTAAAATAGATATATCTTCTATTGTTTCTCTAGAAACGTCGATTTCATCTGTTTCACTATCAATTTCTTTATCTTGCTTTTCTTGGTTGTCTTTCTCTAATAATTTAACCAAGTCTACCTTCTTTTTGCCTTTTGGTCGAGATAACCCTACTTTAAGTGGtctcatttttctttttcttactttctttacatctaaaattataaaatcggTAAAACCGTttgaacttttaaataaaatcaattaaaattatatattaaaagacATACGATCGTCATCACACGTTCCATCCAACTGTGGTATATTAGCTCCATCCCAAAATGAATCATTCCATGGTGGCGAGTCCTCACTATTTTCCTTGTTACTGTAATTATTTAACTGAAATACATATGTTTAGGTAAAAATAGTACTTAATAAATAGCTTTTAGATATGGTTGCAGCATGCTACATCCACTGCACAGCGACATGTTTTAAGTCAGAATTTTAGCGATACTTTATGCAGACAATTATTAAGAATTGAATTAACTTAGCTATCACGTAAATCTTACGATACTATGGGTagtttacgagtatataaaccCTAAAAAAATGTTGTCTCATCAAACTAATCGTTCAACCCATAGGGTAGTTACAATAACTTACCGAGTATAGGGATCCAGAAGAATAGTTTTCTCATCATAGATTTGTGAATATTCTGCATCATCAGATTCTGTGCTATTTTCCATATCAGCATTTGCTGGTGTACCCATTACACTGTCATTTTCAACTGGTTGTTCATCTAGATCTTGCAACATGTCAACAAGTTCTAAATCTTCACTATCCACtagaacataatataatttcttaCTTAGAGGaaatataatagtataaatgttcataatttatgaaaatttcatttacttacaaaatatttgGCTATATTTTAAAGAGAAACTGCTATTTAATGCAACATCTTCATCAACAACTGTATCATCTATATTGCAAATTGATTCTTCTTGAACTCTTCTCAACGTTGTATTATAACTTAAGCTTGTACTATCTTGAATATGATTACTTATATCAGTAGCATTAAGTAATTCAGAACCGCCTTGGTTTTCTGCTGGATAATGCACtaattcttttgtatttttaacatcTACTAGTTTATCACCATTCTCTGCCAGTTTCAAtaccatgattttttcaaatttactaTGAGTATCTGTTTCTTCAATGCCTATTCGTCCCTGAGATAATGAATTCGAAGCTATTGATACATTCAACTTCTTTCGTCTTTCTTTTTCTTGATTCCATACCTCTTCAAGACCAGGGTTTTCAATGCCATCACCTCTACCTACTCTTTGGCGATATATAATATGAGCTGCAATACAGTCTACTTCATAAAAACAACTACTTTCAGGCTTCACTCCAATTTCATCAAATGATTTAGCAGGTTCATCACTATATTGTGATAAACcattttttcgaaattttacATGCTGCAAATCAACATTACTCATACCAAAAAGGTTGAAGTCAATAAAGAACTgcagtgtaaaatttaaatgagaCTCATGAGGTTGTAAAGATTGACCCAAAATTGCTCCATTACTACATAATTCAACTGCTTGCCGTATGAGACCAGGactgtacaaaaatatttttaaaaatagatgttCTTTATCATGATATCCATAAAAAGGtctgaaaataacaaaatttattcGTCACATTGGTAATTTGTGCTTCATATATAGATTTGGTAGGCTTAAAGTACTTACAGTCCTTTAAccaaagtaattttgtaaacatGTTGATTTGCTGATGTTGCTTGTTTTAAAGCAATGTTTAGAGCTTTGTCTAAGCTAGCTGCTATCTGAAACATCAAGAGattttattactaattttgtctctgttattatattgtaagtttattcatattcatttaaataattttggacTTGTATAAAaggaaatttatttatatttcatactCTCTATGATCTTGATCTTGAGATACTagtttttagaatttatttaatcatcTTCAAGAAGTATAACTTATATTATGATGAAGTATaacttttaacttattttacaaaaaacttTCTTTGattaatgttatatattttttttttctaagaaaaaagCTGGATCTGTCAAATTAGCCCAGTTTATGTAAGAaaacatgtacattgtacaaattatacatattaGATGATTAAACAACAATTATCTAATTACATACTTGATATAAAAACTGAGGTTCTGGATTTGGTGTGGGGCATGGTATGTAAAAGTATGGGAATACTCCATGTACATGTAAACATGCCTTGCGCCCATCTGGTGTAGGTCCAAATATCCTCAAAACTGGTACCTGTAGGACAAACAAAGTTCTTAGTTTATTTCAGGTTTGATGCCCCCCGGTGACACTGTGGATATACAAGACAGAGGTCgttggtttgatccccggctgagccaattgaggttttcttaattaaagtgacaccaaaaggggtgtggatttccattcAACTGTTACCAAATTAGCCCACATCTTCTGAGATTGcatcagcacttaccatcaggtgagattgtaatcaagggctaatttgtaaagaataataaaaaagttaaggtTTGTCAGGTCTAGGAAGTTGCGACTTGAATGGTTGAATAAGTGGTTTATTCTGtactattattatgtattagttCATAGTTATTTCATAATCATTAGTCACACaagaaataaagataaagttGCTGCTTGTTGTAATAGGTATATGAGAAATTCTGtcaggatatatttatttaagacaTACAAATGGATAACTGGAGAAAAGCTTCGATCTGACATATTACTCACTAGCCAATACCCTGTAGTTTCATCCACATAGTTTCTGTTCTGTTAGAATACAGggacaaaataaagtaaatacactcacaaataatgtggctttattTTTCGGTTAAGTAGATTCAGAtataccccctacaacaccacaaactttacctctttataatattaagtatacagTATAGATGTTTACATCTTCGACGTCAGAACCGGTAATTAATAGAACAAAACAGTCATGCAATGGTATACAAGTCATATCCAAAGGAAGAAGGCCGAAACAGAGATGGGTCACAAAAGTAGACAGGTGGCAGGGGGCAACTGGACAAAATCTGCAAGGGATCAAGAATTGTGGAAAAGCTTTGTTGTAGGGAACAATCAGATGAACAATGAATAAAGGCTATCTTAATTTAAAGTATAgatgtatatttataaacaacttCAGTAAGGATTTACTTAGTAAGAGAATGTTAGGACTAAAATCTCTTTACCAcagtatgttttaaaaataaaaatgaataaattccAACCTGCTTTATGTCTGAACCTCTGAATTCTGAGTATATTACATCAACTCCAGGCAATGGCTTGGCCAAATAATGATCACAGACAACCAAACGCACAGAAAATTCTGGGAGTACTGTGACATCTAAGTGAGTAGCATCTGAAACGATTGTTCTATAACTGAAGTCATACTCAAtatgcactgtttaccaacaaacaaattaaaactggGAGTATAAATccctagtcatttcacacctaataataattataaataaacaaatggagccatgatagcccagtggatatgaactctgcctccaaATCCAGAGGACACCCTCCTCcttaataacaaaacaatacataattgaaaataaacaagttatgaaatgacatgcattttctacctttatttgaaatttgtttgctggtaaacagtgcacattatGTGTGGCTGTATAAAGGAGAAGTAATgaagtattatataaattatgatcttaataaatacataagttTCAATTTAAAACTAGTGCCTCAAGTTTCACAACATCTGGTTGGGATAGTTGTCATACTTGGCACTGGCATAGGCTTCATAAATGGACTTGCAAACACCATTGGTCTCTAGCCGCCAATCACGCTGAGacactccaagcataactcacTCTATCGtacgctgagtgactttgaacctTCTAATGAGTGCATAGTTAGGGACCAACTGTTAAATCTGTATGTCAATTGTACAAATATGTACAATTGGCATACAGATTATGTCATGTAAAAATATGAACTTGAAGACatggtgtttagaagtccattctagaggcctatgcccagcagtgaaTGTCCATTGGCTTTAATGATGAAAGGCACAGGaagcaaaacaaataatttcaattaaattaagaaatcgAAAGacaatttcatgaaaatgtCCAACTTTTAACTTCTAAAGCATTACTTGGCGAAACAACTGGTGCAAAATTTATCTTACTTGATTCATTGCTCTTTTCAGTGGAATCGTTTTGTATTTCCCTCGTAAGATGTCTTAGCATCTTCAAAGCACATGTGGTACGTTTGTAGTTGGTACATACATTGTAAATTATAAGttttatgaataattattaattaaacttttgcTCTTCGACCAAACGAAagttccattaaattaaattaatttactctttgcgAAAGAGATAAAGATATAGATAAAGATAAACTAAAAACTTGACAAGTagaaatgtcaatgtcaaaccagctaataatttaaaaacaatgtgACCAAAGAACTCAGATTAAGGGGAAACGAAATAAGGTCACGTGACCTGAagcaaaaaacttaaaaatgccGGCGTAACCGCCCACCTATTAATTGTATAATACCTAATAACCAAAGATTAAAGAATACATAGGCAGATaaagcgcacggaacacgacgctgtcgtagccgttccataaaaaaattctaaaaacgaatacattcttaAACAGTCAATCAGTAGGgtacgaagcgtcgcatcagtagaGGTGAGGCGTATATACTGGAGCAGGTCTTAACACTAGGTTTGTTGGAAGACGTATGGCGTACGAGTACGGAGCAGGGACATAAACACGTATTaagcgtatttagaagtaccgagtaccgaggagcgcaagacgtcaacagagtgcgagtccaatactcgcaaatactctaacggtccaaccaatgcgggacgtgttcagagacgcgttcgattagtaatgtgtgagtgagagacttctatcaatgccgaaagaaaatagactttgttgtctagacataagaccggtttttcaacgcaaaaaacacttcatactccaacagtcaaaacatcgcgagacgcgttcccggacgcgttcgtttaagaatgtgtgagtgacgtcccattgccgatgaaaaattgtctttacctTGTCAAACATAAGACCGAATTTTTAACGCAGTATACACTTAATACTCCAAACATCGTTCTGAAGCATGCGTGAGTGAGTCCCtgattttaatccttattttaaaaacataatgtgaTCATATAAtgttttagtatgattatttatccgctaaggtaacaagttaatgtaacccgacagtatcatgaggtaatattaaaagaaataactaaataataaaattaaattgaaattttgaaatattttttttttaagcaaattttttttttttttggattacaaaaaccaaaaatagttgaagaaaccaattgagaaaaacaaaataaaaagacaaaaatgatttactgttacccgggatcgaactcGGATCCTCAGTTCATCGCACCTTGCGTAcataccactagtccaaatgactgtGTAGAACTcggttgaaattaatgtacgcttactatcagataatatgatgtaaaatcgctggccactgagtatttaggagtacgtatctataggtcctaatggctcgtacttctaaatactcgtggagctagtctttggagcgcgtctctcggcgtactcgtactcgtaagactcagtacgcgttttagcgagtacgactcacctctacgcatcagtaattttaaatattattcaagaaaaatggcgtcatacgtttttaaatattttaaaaacttttcacaaaaactaaagaaatagaTGGATGTtgaagatggagtattttttattggtaattatttattattatttttttttctctcatttatttattacttcttttttttttaaatttttaacaatataagtataaaatacaaaacattattaaaaatttataaaaaaaaaattcaccctcccgctgcgggacatttgagtgtccaagcaaccggtggtcagggctccagagtgaggaacctcctcacaatacgcgccgtctcaagaatcactgccttttgtatccgactcttgatccaacagttaagcgaaagcttcttaaggtgttggtcgaagcttttcgctataagaccattgactgaaacaactatcggaacaataatagttgcacctgatccgatagtcgctgcgcagtcacggtcactgttggctcaagagtctgaaacatagacaacatccttgaccggtacgcagtaaggttaGTTCCCCCCACTGTT includes:
- the LOC112048499 gene encoding DNA polymerase zeta catalytic subunit encodes the protein MLRHLTREIQNDSTEKSNESNATHLDVTVLPEFSVRLVVCDHYLAKPLPGVDVIYSEFRGSDIKQVPVLRIFGPTPDGRKACLHVHGVFPYFYIPCPTPNPEPQFLYQIAASLDKALNIALKQATSANQHVYKITLVKGLPFYGYHDKEHLFLKIFLYSPGLIRQAVELCSNGAILGQSLQPHESHLNFTLQFFIDFNLFGMSNVDLQHVKFRKNGLSQYSDEPAKSFDEIGVKPESSCFYEVDCIAAHIIYRQRVGRGDGIENPGLEEVWNQEKERRKKLNVSIASNSLSQGRIGIEETDTHSKFEKIMVLKLAENGDKLVDVKNTKELVHYPAENQGGSELLNATDISNHIQDSTSLSYNTTLRRVQEESICNIDDTVVDEDVALNSSFSLKYSQIFLDSEDLELVDMLQDLDEQPVENDSVMGTPANADMENSTESDDAEYSQIYDEKTILLDPYTRNKENSEDSPPWNDSFWDGANIPQLDGTCDDDHVKKVRKRKMRPLKVGLSRPKGKKKVDLVKLLEKDNQEKQDKEIDSETDEIDVSRETIEDISILHLKRASKINSPFKGNLDIKSPETMIQNENPLPSAAVLYDIKKEFEPVAGPSNANNVKDKSMNMSFTDNYDSTPEQDIGIESFYDKSKLFDLSIEDKSILENESSNTESQSILKDIVKIEHISLQDRKTKNCNRKIWTPKIRPPSKEYVLSTLEKYSIPKTRNPEPYFSCYKDVGDKVEIGQMVLKLNSKLARDQKPIDKVLDVTSIEEWRQLLFLQTNEMSEETSKPDALKLLLASNRQCILRPLENPPTRGEVIKWFEKNQTNTKAKELPRESADDVQVNIDDLESSQAIGLNDLNNTLSLELTQKEKSELNNTLQVTMQPDGSFLCFGGSDNNKENSLFSQTVENDFLTVMLIEVHTAVRGDFNPDPAIDQIEAVFLSVTNDCPQNHHLQRNVTEIFVVDSTNGTKFLDRCVFNYKVSYVNDENAIFEKVIDFVKKHDPDIMCGYEIEMNSWGYVLKRAQVLGLEMVKEISRITEKNRQKRYRNDENEFEGRIIGRITFNVWRLFRYELALSSYSFENCMYEVLKERVPTYSHAQLAGWWHDRSRILRWIPVEYYLTKLNGTVRMLDKLDIINRTSELARLFGLQWWEVLSRGSQFRVESLMLRAARPLNLVALSPTVKQRAAMRAPECLPLIFEPESRYYSDPVIVLDFQSLYPSMMIAYNYCFSTCIGRVQNINGDFPYEFGAWRLRIPQTKLETLMQNGLVHWSPVGVGFVKPSVRRGVLPALLRRILAARQAVKKGMKLQTDETVKKAMHSRQLGLKLIANVTYGYTAANFSGRMPCVEVGDSVVAKGRETLERAIRLVKNSKWNAKVVYGDTDSMFVVVPGGTRAEAFDIGQQIADAVTADNPSPVALKLEKVYQPCILQTKKRYVGYMYESPEQEKPVYEAKGIETVRRDGCPAGVKLLQRSLCALFDTGDMSLVKRLVCGALARLAAGSLCPQELFFTREYHGAAGYRPGAAAPPNEIAKRLSSRDRRRTPRTGERVAWLVCAGAPGTPLVRLARAPHELLRDRSLGPHVAYYATRVLLPPLHRCLSLLGADVNKWWQEIGWSRECLLERAGAAGGIARYMQRGRCAVCGARGARSLCGPCAARARPSTTLLAARLSRADEDLLHCNQICKSCCGHPRYTECENTECPVLWRRVAAIQKLEQLRDVTNNLPPNYMEERIEF